A window from Populus trichocarpa isolate Nisqually-1 chromosome 3, P.trichocarpa_v4.1, whole genome shotgun sequence encodes these proteins:
- the LOC18096967 gene encoding uncharacterized protein LOC18096967 codes for MDCLVLPVSMLRKCYSRSRLGYRPLTEDGFGDLDSPVTVVVGKERKEFLVDPFVLEESPFRVLIETVNKDRVFDDTSRSREEKRVIFVDVDAILFEHMLWLMYNDCSSLFQLNLKEIIDFYAQDC; via the coding sequence ATGGATTGCTTGGTCTTGCCTGTATCAATGTTGAGAAAGTGCTACTCGAGGTCACGACTAGGCTATCGGCCATTAACTGAAGATGGGTTCGGCGATTTGGACAGTCCGGTGACCGTGGTGGTgggaaaagagaggaaagagtTCTTGGTTGATCCGTTTGTATTAGAAGAGAGCCCCTTTCGGGTTTTGATTGAAACAGTAAATAAGGACAGAGTTTTCGATGATACGAGTAGATCAAGGGAGGAGAAGAGAGTGATTTTTGTGGATGTGGATGCCATTTTGTTCGAGCACATGTTGTGGTTGATGTACAATGATTGTTCTTCTTTATTTCAGCTTAATCTCAAGGAAATTATTGACTTCTATGCTCAAGATTGTTAG